One genomic region from Cetobacterium sp. 8H encodes:
- a CDS encoding M20 family metallopeptidase, translating into MDFNKYLENLKTLVNVDCGSNTPEGLQFVTNFFKDLYSDWIVEYHELNGKNPVLVIKNRDVEKFDFLFIGHNDTVFPEGTVAERQFKIEGDIATGPGVYDMKSGLLSMYEVAKEFKDSKFNICIIINTDEEISSLISRDLITEMGKRTKYALVFEPARKTGNMVSERKGLIKFEITFKGKAAHAGIAPQNGINAIIEASRWVLEISKLQNLEKGNSINVGVINGGFGVNTVPDKAVIKFEGRSHDIAHFEKIMKTLEELKNSPYIHGIEVDIKEIGYRPPLVLNDLSRELLSKFDEVKDEMGIKAEWEKTGGGSDANFLGILGVGVLDGVGPIGGNSHEASEYLVLSSIEERIEMVIKALKKFL; encoded by the coding sequence ATGGATTTCAATAAATATCTAGAAAATTTAAAAACACTTGTCAATGTTGATTGTGGAAGTAATACACCTGAAGGACTTCAATTTGTAACTAATTTTTTTAAAGATTTATATAGTGATTGGATTGTAGAATATCATGAATTAAATGGAAAAAATCCAGTTCTAGTTATAAAAAATAGAGATGTGGAGAAATTCGATTTTCTTTTTATAGGACATAATGACACTGTTTTTCCTGAGGGAACTGTCGCTGAAAGACAATTTAAAATTGAAGGTGATATCGCTACAGGACCTGGTGTATATGATATGAAATCTGGGCTTCTTTCAATGTATGAAGTTGCAAAAGAGTTTAAAGATAGCAAATTCAATATCTGCATCATTATAAATACAGATGAAGAGATCAGTTCTCTTATTTCAAGAGATTTAATCACAGAGATGGGAAAAAGAACTAAATATGCTTTAGTTTTTGAACCTGCTAGAAAAACTGGTAATATGGTATCTGAAAGAAAAGGATTAATTAAATTTGAAATTACTTTCAAAGGAAAAGCAGCACATGCTGGAATTGCTCCACAAAATGGTATCAACGCTATTATTGAAGCCTCTAGATGGGTTTTAGAAATATCTAAACTTCAAAATCTTGAAAAAGGAAACTCTATAAACGTTGGAGTTATAAATGGTGGATTTGGTGTTAATACTGTTCCTGATAAAGCTGTTATTAAATTTGAAGGAAGATCTCATGATATTGCTCATTTTGAAAAGATTATGAAAACTCTAGAAGAACTTAAAAATAGCCCTTATATTCATGGAATTGAAGTTGATATAAAAGAGATTGGATATAGACCACCTTTAGTTTTAAATGACCTTTCTAGAGAACTTCTATCTAAATTCGATGAAGTTAAAGATGAAATGGGAATTAAAGCTGAATGGGAAAAAACTGGTGGAGGTTCTGATGCTAACTTCTTAGGAATACTTGGTGTTGGAGTTTTAGATGGTGTTGGCCCTATTGGTGGAAACTCACATGAAGCTTCGGAATATTTAGTTCTTTCGTCTATAGAAGAAAGAATTGAAATGGTCATTAAGGCCCTAAAAAAATTCTTATAA
- a CDS encoding 1-propanol dehydrogenase PduQ, with protein sequence MDEFFIKPKIKFGVDSLDYLKNLVAKRYFIVTDSSMVQLKLIDKVLEKLPKDSKVEIFSEVTPNPTVEIVESGLKRLIQFDPECVIALGGGSPIDACKGMLYFEKKVVKECSGGTELNRHFIAIPTTSGTGSEVTSYSVISSGENKIALANEEMLPNIAILNPEFMKSLPPKIIADTGMDVLTHSLEAYISLKGNPFTSALAIEAIKLVKENLLDHYKNPLELSQREKIQYASCLAGIAFNNSSLGINHSVAHTIGAKFHISHGRANAIVMPYIIQVNKNAWQDYANISKELGYKFSNVSEGKDCFLRFVEELKKEMKIEQSLNQLEIDFSDFKLRIPSLIKDIKKDICTEYNPNDLSDEDYVKLLLKIYFGTDEI encoded by the coding sequence ATGGATGAATTTTTTATAAAACCCAAAATAAAATTTGGTGTAGATTCTTTGGATTATTTAAAGAATTTAGTTGCGAAAAGATATTTTATAGTTACTGATAGTTCAATGGTGCAATTGAAATTAATTGATAAAGTTTTGGAAAAACTACCAAAAGATTCAAAAGTAGAGATTTTTTCAGAAGTTACTCCAAATCCAACTGTTGAAATTGTAGAAAGTGGATTGAAAAGATTGATTCAATTTGATCCGGAGTGTGTTATAGCATTAGGAGGAGGATCTCCTATAGATGCTTGTAAAGGGATGTTATATTTTGAAAAAAAAGTAGTTAAAGAATGCTCTGGGGGCACAGAGTTGAATAGACATTTCATAGCTATCCCAACAACAAGTGGTACTGGTTCGGAAGTTACATCGTATAGTGTTATAAGTAGTGGAGAAAATAAAATTGCATTGGCAAATGAGGAGATGCTTCCAAATATAGCTATTTTAAATCCTGAATTTATGAAAAGTTTACCTCCAAAAATAATAGCTGATACAGGGATGGATGTTTTAACTCACTCTTTAGAAGCTTATATCTCTTTAAAAGGAAATCCTTTCACTAGTGCTTTAGCAATTGAAGCAATAAAACTGGTCAAAGAAAATTTATTAGATCATTATAAAAATCCACTTGAGTTATCCCAAAGAGAAAAAATTCAATATGCTTCTTGCTTAGCAGGAATAGCATTCAACAATTCATCTTTAGGAATAAATCATAGTGTAGCCCACACGATAGGAGCAAAATTTCATATTAGTCATGGAAGAGCAAACGCAATAGTAATGCCATATATAATTCAAGTTAATAAAAATGCTTGGCAAGATTATGCGAACATATCAAAAGAATTGGGTTATAAATTTTCTAATGTTTCAGAAGGAAAAGATTGTTTTTTAAGATTTGTAGAAGAATTAAAAAAAGAGATGAAAATAGAACAAAGTTTAAATCAGTTAGAAATTGATTTTAGTGATTTTAAATTAAGAATTCCAAGTCTTATAAAAGATATAAAAAAAGATATTTGTACGGAATATAATCCTAACGATTTAAGCGATGAGGATTATGTAAAGTTACTATTAAAAATATATTTTGGAACAGATGAAATTTAA
- a CDS encoding cupin domain-containing protein, protein MDEKELERIIKKVIERELCGKESIKHIDPSGIGVIKAEKIDRVRFDTGNPKDQVYVTDLYTLEESPRIGAGMMEMIESTFDWTLNYDEIDYIIDGRLEIIVDGRKVVGEKGDVMLIPKNSKIKFSAPVYAKFVYVVYPANWNEK, encoded by the coding sequence ATAGATGAAAAAGAACTAGAAAGAATAATAAAAAAAGTTATTGAAAGGGAGTTGTGCGGAAAAGAGAGTATTAAACATATCGATCCTAGTGGAATAGGGGTCATTAAAGCTGAAAAAATTGATAGAGTAAGATTTGATACAGGGAATCCTAAAGATCAAGTCTATGTTACAGATCTATATACTCTTGAAGAAAGTCCTAGAATCGGGGCAGGAATGATGGAGATGATAGAGAGTACGTTTGATTGGACTTTAAACTATGATGAGATTGATTACATCATAGATGGAAGGTTAGAGATAATAGTAGATGGCAGAAAAGTGGTGGGAGAAAAAGGGGATGTAATGTTAATCCCTAAAAATTCTAAAATAAAATTTAGTGCTCCTGTATATGCAAAGTTTGTATATGTAGTTTATCCAGCAAATTGGAACGAAAAGTAG
- a CDS encoding acetaldehyde dehydrogenase (acetylating): MDRDLLSIQEVRDLLRECKVAQSKYATFSQEEVDRIIYEMVEEIKLHNEKLAKMAAEETGFGNWEDKVLKNKFASEYLYEYIKDMKTIGKLKEENKVIEIGVPMGIIAALIPSTNPTSTAIYKVLISLKAGNGVVVSPHPNAKQSIIETVKILKEAAKKAGAPEGLIGVIQNTTMEATTELMKNRNTSLILATGGEAMVRAAYSSGTPAIGVGPGNGPAFIEKTANKALAVKRILDSKTFDNGVICASEQSIIVEEESKREVIEELKKQGAYFLDRDESKKLGEFILRSNGTMNPQIVGKTALKLAQLSGINVPCNTRVLVSEETEVSKNNPYSREKLAPILAFYTEENWEKACERSIEILNVEGKGHTMVIHSENKDVIMAFALKKPVSRLLVNTPGALGGVGGTTNLAPAMTLGCGAVGGSSTSDNITPLNLMNIRRVAWGVSELEDLKGVSNSQYTCEDGKLEELVKKVIADILNR, translated from the coding sequence ATGGATAGAGATTTATTGTCTATACAAGAAGTGAGAGATTTATTAAGGGAGTGTAAAGTAGCTCAAAGTAAGTATGCGACATTTTCACAAGAGGAAGTAGATCGTATAATCTATGAGATGGTAGAAGAGATAAAATTACATAATGAAAAGTTAGCTAAAATGGCAGCGGAAGAGACTGGTTTTGGAAACTGGGAAGATAAGGTTTTGAAAAATAAATTTGCATCAGAATATCTTTATGAATACATAAAAGATATGAAAACAATTGGGAAGTTAAAAGAAGAGAATAAAGTTATAGAAATAGGTGTTCCTATGGGAATAATTGCAGCATTAATCCCATCAACAAATCCAACTTCAACGGCAATTTATAAAGTTTTAATATCTTTAAAAGCTGGAAATGGAGTAGTTGTAAGTCCCCATCCAAATGCAAAGCAATCTATTATAGAAACCGTTAAAATATTAAAAGAAGCTGCTAAAAAAGCGGGTGCACCAGAAGGTTTAATAGGTGTTATTCAAAATACAACAATGGAAGCGACGACAGAGTTAATGAAAAATAGAAATACATCATTGATTTTAGCAACTGGTGGAGAAGCTATGGTAAGAGCTGCATATAGTTCTGGAACTCCGGCAATAGGAGTTGGACCTGGGAATGGACCTGCATTTATTGAAAAAACAGCGAATAAAGCTTTAGCAGTGAAAAGAATATTAGATAGCAAGACATTTGATAATGGGGTAATCTGTGCATCAGAGCAATCAATAATAGTAGAGGAAGAAAGCAAGAGAGAAGTTATAGAAGAGTTGAAAAAACAAGGAGCTTATTTTTTAGATAGAGATGAATCTAAAAAATTAGGAGAATTTATTCTGAGAAGTAATGGAACAATGAATCCACAAATAGTTGGGAAAACAGCCTTAAAACTTGCTCAATTATCGGGAATAAATGTTCCTTGTAATACGAGAGTTTTAGTATCTGAAGAGACTGAGGTATCTAAAAATAATCCATATTCAAGAGAAAAATTAGCTCCAATACTAGCTTTTTATACAGAAGAGAATTGGGAGAAAGCTTGTGAAAGATCAATAGAGATATTAAATGTAGAAGGAAAAGGACACACAATGGTTATACATTCTGAAAATAAAGATGTGATAATGGCATTTGCATTGAAAAAACCTGTATCAAGATTGCTTGTAAATACTCCTGGAGCTCTTGGTGGTGTTGGAGGTACAACAAATTTAGCACCAGCTATGACTTTGGGTTGTGGTGCAGTTGGAGGAAGTTCAACATCTGATAATATAACACCATTGAACTTAATGAATATAAGAAGAGTTGCCTGGGGCGTTTCTGAGTTAGAAGATTTGAAAGGGGTTTCAAATTCACAATATACTTGCGAAGATGGAAAATTAGAGGAGTTAGTAAAGAAAGTTATAGCTGATATATTGAATAGATAG
- a CDS encoding ethanolamine utilization protein, translated as MVLTEEKLKMMYKQKKIDRLVIDEGTILTPSARQFLNERGIELVSEIGKSSSEIKEKESEKDNTQDIKIKYKGVNGEVYVDKPEYMTQIYGNVLVKKDNKRIVFRGKIDSLQAKWLVLSKEFENSKNINLVKDLESVEKFIKKILVSEVLGEALGDVEVLSYNLDQIKEVSHNPNKYFKRGHLFDISKKEDVIVLKLNELRTYSRETEISAIEAFVKENGVIERKDLLTALNRMSSVIYIMMLKGAVGEYGNR; from the coding sequence ATGGTCCTAACTGAAGAAAAATTAAAAATGATGTATAAACAAAAAAAGATAGATAGATTGGTTATTGATGAAGGGACTATCTTAACACCTTCAGCGAGGCAATTTTTAAATGAGAGAGGAATAGAGCTAGTGAGTGAAATAGGAAAATCTAGTTCTGAAATAAAAGAAAAGGAAAGTGAAAAAGATAATACCCAAGATATAAAGATTAAATATAAAGGTGTAAATGGAGAGGTGTATGTGGATAAGCCAGAATATATGACACAAATTTATGGGAATGTTTTGGTAAAAAAAGATAATAAAAGAATTGTATTTAGAGGGAAAATAGATTCTCTACAAGCTAAATGGTTGGTATTATCAAAGGAGTTTGAAAATTCAAAGAATATAAATTTAGTTAAAGATTTAGAGAGTGTAGAAAAGTTTATTAAAAAGATATTGGTATCAGAAGTACTTGGAGAAGCTTTAGGAGACGTAGAAGTTCTTAGTTATAACTTAGATCAAATAAAAGAAGTATCTCATAATCCAAATAAATATTTTAAGAGAGGACATCTCTTTGATATATCTAAAAAAGAGGATGTAATTGTTTTGAAACTAAATGAACTAAGAACTTATTCTAGAGAGACAGAGATATCAGCTATTGAAGCGTTTGTAAAAGAAAATGGAGTAATAGAAAGAAAAGATTTATTAACAGCCTTAAATAGAATGAGCAGTGTGATATATATAATGATGCTAAAAGGAGCTGTGGGTGAATATGGAAATAGATGA
- a CDS encoding EutN/CcmL family microcompartment protein, whose translation MVIGKIIGNVWATRKDENLNGLKFMIAQLDSGEKIVVCDYIGAGIGDLVLITRGSGARQVLQDSNIPIDAVTIGIVDGFEEGE comes from the coding sequence ATGGTTATTGGGAAAATAATAGGAAATGTTTGGGCTACAAGAAAAGATGAAAATTTAAATGGCTTAAAGTTTATGATAGCGCAGTTAGATAGTGGAGAAAAAATAGTTGTATGTGATTATATAGGAGCTGGTATAGGAGATTTAGTTTTAATAACAAGAGGGAGTGGGGCAAGGCAAGTTCTACAAGATTCTAATATTCCTATAGATGCTGTTACAATAGGAATTGTTGATGGTTTTGAGGAAGGTGAATAA
- the eutH gene encoding ethanolamine utilization protein EutH: MGINEIIIYIMVLFMVIGAIDKCLGNKFGYGEKFEEGIMAMGALALAMVGVISLAPVLAKILRPIISPAYTMLGADPAMFATTLLANDMGGYPLAMELALSPEAGKFAGLILGAMMGPTLVFTIPVALGIIEKEDRPFLAKGILAGMITIPLGCLAGGITAGFPLELVLSNILPIIIFSLLISLGLWKIPEKMTSGFTIFGKGVVIVITLGLAAGIIEFLTGFVVIPGMAPITDGIEIVGSIAVTLAGAFPLVYFLTKVLNKPLTKMGESLGMNEKAAAGMVATLANNIPMFGLMKEMDNKGKILNVAFAVSGAFVFGDHLGFTAGVDSQMIFPMVVGKLVGGITAVLLAKFMFRNIEGGAK, encoded by the coding sequence ATGGGGATTAATGAGATTATTATCTATATAATGGTATTATTTATGGTCATAGGTGCAATTGATAAGTGTTTAGGAAATAAATTTGGTTATGGAGAAAAATTTGAAGAGGGAATAATGGCTATGGGAGCACTAGCTTTGGCTATGGTTGGAGTAATATCACTAGCACCAGTTCTAGCTAAGATACTAAGACCAATAATATCTCCAGCATATACAATGTTAGGTGCAGACCCTGCAATGTTTGCAACAACATTGCTAGCCAATGATATGGGTGGATACCCACTTGCTATGGAACTTGCTCTTTCACCTGAGGCTGGAAAGTTCGCAGGGTTGATACTAGGAGCTATGATGGGACCAACTTTAGTATTTACTATACCGGTTGCTTTAGGGATAATAGAAAAAGAGGATAGACCATTTTTAGCAAAAGGGATTCTAGCCGGTATGATAACAATTCCATTAGGATGTTTAGCAGGTGGAATAACAGCAGGATTCCCACTTGAATTAGTATTATCAAATATTCTACCAATAATCATATTTTCGTTATTAATATCTTTAGGATTATGGAAAATACCAGAAAAAATGACTAGTGGATTCACTATATTTGGAAAAGGAGTTGTAATTGTTATTACTCTAGGATTAGCAGCAGGAATAATAGAATTTTTAACTGGATTTGTAGTGATACCAGGTATGGCGCCTATAACTGACGGAATTGAAATTGTAGGAAGTATTGCTGTAACTTTAGCGGGAGCATTCCCACTAGTATATTTCTTAACTAAAGTTTTAAATAAACCACTTACTAAAATGGGAGAATCTTTAGGAATGAATGAGAAAGCAGCAGCAGGAATGGTAGCTACATTAGCTAACAACATTCCTATGTTTGGGCTTATGAAAGAGATGGATAATAAGGGTAAAATTTTAAACGTTGCATTTGCAGTTAGTGGTGCATTCGTATTTGGTGATCACTTAGGGTTTACTGCTGGTGTAGATTCGCAGATGATTTTTCCGATGGTGGTAGGAAAGTTAGTTGGAGGTATAACTGCAGTTTTGTTAGCTAAATTTATGTTTAGAAATATAGAAGGTGGAGCTAAGTGA
- the pduL gene encoding phosphate propanoyltransferase produces MEIDEIVKIIKKQILEECSKKQKIRVEASGRHIHLSKEDAEKLFGVGYEFQVLKELSQPGQYAYKERVRLIGPKGIIDGVVILGPCRNKTQVELSVTDTRALGIEPVLRESGDADKTPGIYISNLDKMIKIDSGVIVAKNHIHMTEKDAEKLNLKDRQLVKVKILNTLRPVIFEDVIVRVNNNFDLSVHLDYDEANACLLNKDSYGEIYE; encoded by the coding sequence ATGGAAATAGATGAAATTGTTAAAATAATAAAAAAACAAATTTTAGAAGAGTGTAGTAAAAAGCAGAAGATAAGAGTAGAGGCATCTGGAAGACATATTCATCTATCAAAAGAGGATGCCGAAAAGCTTTTTGGTGTAGGGTATGAGTTTCAAGTCTTGAAAGAGTTATCACAACCAGGACAATATGCTTATAAAGAAAGAGTTAGATTGATAGGGCCAAAAGGAATTATAGATGGTGTTGTAATATTGGGGCCGTGTAGAAATAAAACTCAAGTAGAGCTTTCAGTAACAGATACAAGAGCTCTGGGAATAGAACCGGTTTTAAGAGAATCCGGAGATGCAGATAAAACACCCGGAATATATATAAGTAATTTGGATAAGATGATAAAAATAGATTCTGGAGTGATTGTTGCCAAAAATCATATTCATATGACTGAAAAGGATGCTGAAAAATTAAACTTAAAAGATAGACAACTTGTAAAAGTAAAGATTTTAAACACTTTAAGACCTGTAATTTTTGAAGATGTTATTGTAAGAGTGAACAATAACTTTGATTTAAGTGTGCATTTGGATTATGATGAGGCAAATGCTTGTCTTTTAAATAAAGATTCATATGGTGAAATTTATGAGTGA